DNA from Clarias gariepinus isolate MV-2021 ecotype Netherlands chromosome 23, CGAR_prim_01v2, whole genome shotgun sequence:
TGAGGCCAGAGCTCCTGACTGTAGACAGCGCTCACCTTTATGGCACGGCCACAGCCGGTACCATCACGGGTGCATCGGGAGAGACCTGGACTATCCCGGTGTACCAGCAGCAGCAGGGTGTGGCACACATCGCCATCCCACAGGAGGCCTACAGCACAGTGCAGGTGCAAGACAAAGATAAAGACAAGATGGCCCAGGTTGCAGGCGCGGTGGCGGTGCCTGTTTCGGGCTCACAGGAGGAGGTGGTGCACTCTCTTTTCCCGGCACAGTTAATGAACGGAAACATCCACATTCCAGTGGCAGTCCAGGCAGTCGGGGGAGGCTACGCAAGCACCCAGGCGCTGCACATCTGGGACCcgcagcaacagcagcagcacgTCCAGGAGGCAGAAACTCAGGAGCAACAGCTCCATCTGCAGGTTAGGAAATGAGAATGTGGCATGGCAGGATTTATTgaatttcttttcccttttccttCCACACCACATCTGGTTTGCTTTATAGCCCTTGTAATGACATTGATGATGACGTTTTTTTAACTTACAGGCCATGGAATAAACAAGGCTTTGTAATGAAACTCAAAGTAGAAGGTTAAAGCCAGCGTTTCACTTTGACAGAATTTTAGATTTGATAAACAATCCCAGATTGGTGATGTGAGCAGAGTAAAGATATTTTCTGTGATTGCAGGTTTAAGTTAAAAGATAACTCTGTGTTAAAAGATTAGGAATACTTTACCTAATCCCTGGCCCTCATTATGTGAtttgtatgttgttgttttgtctATCAATAACAGAAATGATAGATATGTGATCGTTAGACTTTTATTGATTGCCACATCTCAATTCCAATTAAGGTTTGAATTAACGATGGTAATAAAACTACAgatagcaggaaaaaaaaaatcttgatgcCCCTtactttttatacagtataaagattcTCTCTACCTTCTCAGGCGGAGGCAGAGCCACAAGCCGAAGCTCCTCCTGAGCTGCTTCTTCCTACAGTACTAAAGCCAGACGAGGGCCTGGAGACCTGGAGGCTTTGGGTTCAACGCAAAAACGCAGAACTCGATAAGAACGAACAGAACAAGTTGGCGCCGATTGGCCGTGAGTGATTTTGTTTAACATcggtttatgtgtttttttttagtagacTTCTtagcctttctttctttcgagttttaaacatattttcctATGTTGTGGGTGTTTTTGTTCCCCCccttaattgtatttttattaatttattattattttctatctctccctctctgcaGGCCGCCAGCCTCTGCGTTTCCGAGAGGACCTGGTGTCTAGTTCAGTGGGAGAGCTCAACGTGGCTCTGTCTCTCATGACCCAGGAGGCTCGCGGACTAGAAGGGGAGCCATTCGAACCTGACGCGCTGTATTACGTCTTCTTATGCATACAAAAAGTATatcttgtttctttgtttatttaaggtcagtttattttttattttttactttttttgtctcACTTGAGATCTTTTTACCTTTAGTACATGTTTGAGAACGGCAGGGTGGACGACATCTTTTCAGACCAGTACTACTCCCGTTTCTCCCAGTGCCTACACAAAGTCCTGGAGGAATGGAGGCCCAGTGTTCATCCGCTAGGTAAACTTTTCCTCCCAGTGCATGCGAGTGTGCTCAATGTCCTGTCAGAAAACTTTTAAAGAGTCTTGAGTAGGCATCAAAATCCTTCTGTTAAATGTTTGTGCCAAGAGTTCTAGTTGTGATCCAGAATACATCAATCTGTAATTTAACAGTGTTTTGGTTCCTACTTTTATGTAAATGATGGCTAACTTCCTCTTCTTTCAGGTTATATCATCCCTAGTCATGTGACAGAGGAGATGTTGTGGGAGTGTAAACAGCTGGGCGCTCATTCTCCATCTACTTTACTCACTACACTAATGTACTTCAACACCAAGTGAGTCACTGCAAGGATTTATTTTGTCATGGCTTCTTATTAGcttatcccttttttttttgtgctctcATACTAGGGTACTTTCCAAAAgagctacagtactgtgcaaaagtctttacatatatttatgcatttggcagacgccatTATCCGTAGCGACttatatttgtatttcattatacgtctgagcagttcagggttaagggccttgctcaagggccccagagggacaacttggtggtcatgggatttgaaccttgGATCTTCCGAATTGTAGTTcaatgccctaaccactgaactacccctAACTCCCTCAACTTGCCCCAAGTCTTGAGGCATCCCGCCTCATTTcctcattttaaaagaaattaaaaacgatttagaaaaaattaaagaaatgggaacacaTGTTTATTGTAACAGGATGCAGAGTGCCTAAAGATGtagtaatagtaaaaaaaaaggctttttatgtaacaacctcgtTTGTCCTCTTGTCTGTTCCGACCACTTTGCGTTCCAGTATACTAAACACAGACTTtcatcatctgtacctgtttctcactggtttttgcctttagttttttttttcttaaataattcataagtcaacggaaaaaaaaatattcctctgAAACTACTCGGGTACAGGGACTAGCCTGAATGgaggcaaaaacaaaagaaattttcttcagaaagcctggagaactatttccaaagcctataataaaaatacaataaaaatacaagaatgtgTGGCTCTtctaaagcaaaatatgaataaacaaGGACTGTCCAGACTTTTGGACAATACTGTAATTTAGCAGTTTTGTTTGTGCAATAGGTTGGGCAAAACGATCCTTTCACATAAATGCAGAAACACTTGAAAATTGAATTTATCATCTTGTGGGGCCATATCCACAACATTGGAAGCATGTCTTCTTCATTCGAGGAACtaacatgtaaaaatgtaatgtgcGAGAGGGAGTCTAACGTTAAGCATTTCCCCTATGTCACAGGTATTTCCACCTGACCACAGTGGAGCAGCACATGAAGGTGGCCTTCTCGAAAGTGCTCCGGCACACCAAGAAGAACCCGACCAACCCAAAAGACAAGAGCACCAGCATCCGCTACCTGAAAGGAGTTGGCTCTCACCATGTCGGTCAGAAAGGTGAGAGAGGGGCTTtgataagatttgatttaattgttCAATCAACATTGTGCAAGCCGATGTGATTAATACACTtgataaatggtaataaattgtcaataaaacattttaaatcagttAAATAAACTTTCAGATTTTAATTCCTTAAAAGTATAGCAGGTTTTcatcatctgaaaaaaaaaaaataaataaataataaagtacttGAAAATATCCTAGATTTTCAGTTCATCTTTTGAGTTTATGGGCAGTTGGTGCaacactgccacctactgtactTAAATGCAAGGCAAAAGAGTGTCGGGGTAAAAATTGTGAGATGTGACATTTGAACAATCAATGCAAGTTAATGCAATATTTCAAAACCTGTAATATATCttgcttgagacaaatcagacaataaGCATTAGTGCTGCTAATTTCAATTGATAATCACAGTTCCCCAAAATGAAGTTGATGGTCTACCCGTGCCACAGCTATAATAAAGGTAAAATCTGTATCCTGAATCTAACCTTTATTTCATGCCATGAGGCTTTTTTACcacgtttcctttttttttttttttggcttcttGCTGTAGTGACAGATGATATGTATGCAGAGCAAGCTGAAGATCCAGAGAATCCACTTCGCTGCCCCATCAAGCTCTATGACTTTTACCTCTTTAAATGGTGAGAACTGATTCAATCGCACATTGTTTTCCTGTCgctaatgtttatttttcaacTATTTTTAATGTAAGTCTTAGTCCTGGAATAAATGTTCggtaatttttttcatatttagtcaatcttaccctatttttgtttaatcaagTTTTCGTTGACAAGAAGTCTGGGCATTTTCatctagttttagtcagaggaaACCTTAAGTATTTtcgtctagttttagtcaatgaaaacctaacattttagccattatAAAGATCATTAATAAACTCTATAGTTAATCTAGACTAATCTAATAATTGATCTAATATTTtgagctaatgtttttttttttttaccaccacAACAATTGCTGCATGTCCAATACgctttccatatatatatatatatatatatatatatatatatatatatatatatatatatatatataaattcattgTATTGACGGTTGTTAGGACAGCTCCTGTGGATCACAATCGTTTGCTAGCCTTAGTTAGTTTTGGCAGCGGTTTaaccataaaataaaactaaatacacattatacaaatcatgtaaaacaattattattgtagttgtATGTGGtaacataattaccacaaaGAGGCTGTAAAAGGCTACCTTGAGATTTTTACGGTTTGCCTTGATGTGTctctttagggtttttttttccccccagcagTTTCCACACTTTTCCCTCCGATATGAATACACATTGGATTTTTCCCTCcagttcaatataaaaaaaaaatgggcccAGATATCGGCTCTTCTCTTTAGCCCAAGTAATACTGCTGTCATGACGAAGAGTTAAAGATTACAAAGCTTGTAACATCCCGTCACTGCATTCGCAAACTACTTTTGACATGCCGCGCACCATGACCCGGAAAATACTGCTGCTTTCACCATAAATAATGAACACCGTATCGCAATGGGTTGTAACAAAAATTTTATGTTGACATAAATAAAGACAGTtgttttattagatttaatttttttaaatcgcaTTTTAGTCTCGGCTTATTCGCCAACACGTTACATGCtgatttattactatttattgatatttatagGTTTTCTGTATTAAATTCTCTTGTCTTAACTTACACACTGTTTCTTTCCAGTCCTCAGACTGCCAAAGGCCGGAATGACACGTATTACCTGACGCCAGAGCCTGTCGTAGCCCCAAACAGCCCTATATGGTACTCGACCCAGCCGATCACGAGCGAGCAGCTGGAGCAGATGCTGACGCGCATCATGGTGGTGCGGGAAATCCAAGAAATTATCTCCATCACACAAGCCAACATCCAGTGAAAGATGGAggaagaaggagaaagagagagaaaatgagagataCAATGAACAAATGGTTTCCACCTCCAAGCTCCTCCGTCCTCACAGCCAGCCTCAGTCACTCATAAACCCGAAAGGAGGAAACGTAGCCGTCGGCGCGTCCCCTCGTGCTCTTTATTTACACGACCTGAAGCACGCACCAGTGGTGGCACGCGGGCAGAGGAGGCAACGATCCCTACGTGTCCTCACGCACTAGAAATCAGTTTGAGTAGGATTCAAAACAGTTACTAACCAGGCCAAGGAAATTCGACACCCTGACGTTGAGTAGTCGCTAACGCTAAAAGAAAATCAGAGTCAGTTTACTTCTAAACAAAAAGCAACATCCTTTCTGTTGAGCTTGCTGTAGCTTGATTTCAGTGTATAATTCTGAAGTGGTTCAGAGTTCAAAGAGCATTAGCAtgatcattgtgtgtgtgtgtgtgtgtgtgtgtgtgtgtgtgtatacacacaaagTCTGGATCCAGAGGCAACAATGTGTATAAATGTCAGAATGTCAGCCTCTAACTTCGCAGCACTTGTGTATACGGGAGCGTCGAACGTTTCTTAATGTAGCAGAACTGATGTTGTCATGTGATGCTGGCTCTGGTTATATTTGatcttttattgtttattttgatgCCAGCTTGGGTTTGAGGTAAAAGTACCAAATTTAATATAAGGGTCAAAAAAGGCTTGTGGATCCAGACTTTTGCACCAACTTTGtgtgtatgggggggggggtgggggaggaACAAGCCTTGTAAACTGACTAatgaatcatttattttttatttacttccttcataaaaatttaatttcaggAGATGCCTCCTCTGACCAGCTACCACTGGAGGACTGGACTAAATCAAGCTtgcaagcctttttttttttttttttttaaataaagatattaCTCAATCTGTTCATATGATGCCTGTTGGCGCTACACACCTTTAACGTGCAGTTTCTCTTCGCTAGCTGTTGCTCTGTCGATTATGTACCCCCTTTCGTTTTATACTCATCATCTAACGTCGTTTATTTTCTCACTTATCCTTGTACCCCACCTCCCATTAATTTGCTTGTTCTTTTTCCATTGTAACCGGGAGAGgcgaggagtgtgtgtgtgcggtttaGACTGGAGTCATCTCTGCAAGGGGTTAAAACACGGGTTCTTTTCCGGAACCCCTTACACACCCTTGACTTGGCAGTAGTGCGGTCAAGACACTTTAAAGAGTGTACTCTACACAGAAAGACTTTTtggtcttcattttttttttcttcatgttttgtttttattttttatatatgcatCTATGGTAATCTGATATGTATTGATATTATAGTGGTGCTGGAGACTGAGAAAATTGAAGCCTGTGTTTTCAAACATGCCTTTTGTACAGTGAGGTCCCTGTAACTGTGTGCAAGTGTCTTTATTTTGTTGCTGTTTGTGGAAGGATAGGGCAAGGGGGGAAAAATGGTAAGACGGTAATGAATAGAACTTAAGGTCCATTTATTTGAGGTTTAATTAAATAACCAGAAAGTTCGTCTTGTACTGaacaaactgtagaaaattaaGTCCCTTAATCGCTGAAGTCAACCCACACCTGTCTCAAAGCAATTTGATCTGCAAGGTTGCATCCAGTCAGTGTATCCTGTTCTCACTTCATTTTGACTCGGTCTCCAGTTAAAGAGTTTACAGTCATATCCGAGCTGATGCTTGTCTCTTACGGCTTCTCGGGCAGCTCGATTTGCAGTTTTTTCAGAGCTGCAGTGAAGAACTTTGGAAGTGGACAGGATACAGTGAGGTCACCGTGACCCCTGAACCCTGGTAGGGTGATCTGTCGGACATGGAGGTGGAGAGGAAGGTGTCGGGTTTTGCTCTGCTCCAGTCCAAGCCGCCGCAGCACGCCTTCCGGTAACTTCTGCAAGGAAAGAAAAGTGATACGTGCGTTTGGTGTGAGAAGCGTGACCAGTGAATACAATACGTCATCTCTTAAGATCATTTCTGGACAGTTGCAAATATAATACTtcaccactgtcatttgtgcATTTAACAGTTTCCCTACACCTTATTAAACCTTAAAACCAGTGCTGAAAGTGATACTGGCACGGCTGGCTTATGAAACCTGACGATCTTTGGCAGACAAAAGCCCAAAACATGGTGCTGTGGAAACAAATCGTTTCATCCATCAGGTTGCACTTTTGAAGCATTAtctaaagattatttttttatttcactaggCCTCATTTAAACAATCCAgtagtaaagtaaaataaattaactaacCTTAACAAAACATCTCgcgtgtgaaaatgattcctgatGCTCCCAAAACCAtgctttcacaatttgagttctGGAATATACCCATGCCATCGGGTCATTCAGTACACTCAGGTCATTAGATAATTTTATTGCTACATAATGTTGccaagcctagacctgagcatcTGAAGCAGCCACAAAACATAACTCCACCTCCAGAAGCTTATACAGTGGGCACTACGCATGATGGGTGATGCGCTTCATGTGCttttcttcttaccctgacacgctcGTCACTCTAGAAAACGGTCAACCTGAACACATCAGACCTTTTTC
Protein-coding regions in this window:
- the LOC128511157 gene encoding transcriptional regulator QRICH1-like; this encodes MNEPIEGGAISFDEYVRQKARTIPQHRMKEFLESLATKGPEILQEFSQQASGTTTTMVYQQGANCIYTDSTEVAGSLLELACPVQVTSTQISPQLAAAVQQASEQQIQVQVQIQGEQGQVLQVASPTHQQLSGVTTAQLVQQGDLTEEQQQQIQAQLVAAVAGGQQIQIQTVEALSPSQTQQGSDRDADRRAGASPGVLQPAKKRKVDVPAVVSYQLAQGQQLATVLAIPQGQQQGYVSLRPELLTVDSAHLYGTATAGTITGASGETWTIPVYQQQQGVAHIAIPQEAYSTVQVQDKDKDKMAQVAGAVAVPVSGSQEEVVHSLFPAQLMNGNIHIPVAVQAVGGGYASTQALHIWDPQQQQQHVQEAETQEQQLHLQAEAEPQAEAPPELLLPTVLKPDEGLETWRLWVQRKNAELDKNEQNKLAPIGRRQPLRFREDLVSSSVGELNVALSLMTQEARGLEGEPFEPDALYYVFLCIQKYMFENGRVDDIFSDQYYSRFSQCLHKVLEEWRPSVHPLGYIIPSHVTEEMLWECKQLGAHSPSTLLTTLMYFNTKYFHLTTVEQHMKVAFSKVLRHTKKNPTNPKDKSTSIRYLKGVGSHHVGQKVTDDMYAEQAEDPENPLRCPIKLYDFYLFKCPQTAKGRNDTYYLTPEPVVAPNSPIWYSTQPITSEQLEQMLTRIMVVREIQEIISITQANIQ